The following DNA comes from Pseudomonadota bacterium.
TGTGTCGGGTGCACGATCGAGGCCGAGAGCCTGGACGCTGGTGTACGGCTTGCCGTCGGCGTTCAGGCGGTAGGGGATGCGTTCGCTGCGCAGGTACTCGACCACGCGCGCCGGGCTCTTTCGGCCCACGATCTCCGCCAGGCGCTCGAATTGCAAGATTCCGTCGGTCACGGTCGCTTAACCTTCGACTCCGCAATATCCTCCTCGCTCACACCCATGATCGCCATGGACAGCTCCTTGGCTATCGCTCGACCTTCGCGCACGAGATCCATATCTCGATCGAATCGCGCCTTGCTCGCCGGGTGGTGCTCAGGTTGCCAGCGGTCCTGAAGTTCGCTCTCCAGGTCGTCGCACAGCTCCTTGATGATGTTCGCGGCTTTGGTCGCTTGCTCTGCGGTTAGGCGGGTCACACGCAGACTTCCATCAGCTCAGCCAGGGCCTTTGAGGCATCG
Coding sequences within:
- a CDS encoding DUF4224 domain-containing protein — protein: MTDGILQFERLAEIVGRKSPARVVEYLRSERIPYRLNADGKPYTSVQALGLDRAPDTSKAQPDSQPNFSALGE